A region of Lycium barbarum isolate Lr01 chromosome 1, ASM1917538v2, whole genome shotgun sequence DNA encodes the following proteins:
- the LOC132637523 gene encoding uridylate kinase PUMPKIN, chloroplastic-like, whose translation MAISTSFCRSISSFNAISPPSLCFLKPIDHHFKLDDSSYPSLALKCCSSHNGQSSDHMNGRQPELSPIAPFGVTMTTNGTSKPSYRWRRVLLKVSGEALAGDQAQNIDPKITMAIAREVAAVTRLGIEVAIVVGGGNIFRGSSHAGSSGLDRSSADYIGMLATVMNAIFLQATMESIGIPTRVQTAFRMSEVAEPYIRRRAVRHLEKGRVVIFAAGTGNPFFTTDTAAALRCAEINAEVVLKATNVDGVYDDNPRHNPDACLQDNLTYHEVISKELSVMDLTAITLCQENNIPVVVFNLNKPGNIAKAIKGERVGTLIGDTWNTEAAIS comes from the exons ATGGCTATTTCTACATCCTTTTGCCGGTCCATTTCCTCTTTCAATGCTATCTCTCCGCCATCTCTCTGTTTCTTGAAACCCATTGACCATCATTTCAAACTTGATGACTCTTCTTATCCTTCTTTGGCCCTCAAGTGTTGCTCCTCTCACAATGGCCAATCTTCAGACCACATGAATGGCAG GCAACCTGAGTTATCTCCTATAGCTCCTTTTGGTGTCACGATGACAACTAATGGAACATCTAAACCATCATATAGATGGCGTAGGGTGCTGCTTAAAGTTAGTGGTGAGGCACTAGCAGGAGATCAAGCACAAAACATTGATCCCAAG ATCACAATGGCCATTGCAAGGGAGGTGGCAGCTGTCACTCGACTTGGCATAGAG GTTGCAATAGTTGTTGGTGGAGGTAATATTTTTCGTGGATCCTCCCATGCAGGAAGTAGTGGACTGGATCGGTCATCTGCtgattatattgg GATGTTAGCAACTGTTATGAATGCAATATTCTTACAAGCTACAATGGAGAGCATTGGAATCCCCACAAGAGTCCAGACTGCATTTAGAATGTCAGAAGTTGCTGAACCATATATCCGTAGAAGGGCTGTTAGGCATCTCGAGAAAGGGAGAGTAGTAATTTTTGCAGCAGGAACTGGGAATCCCTTCTTCACGACAGACACTGCTGCAGCTCTGCGTTGTGCAGAGA TTAATGCCGAGGTGGTGTTGAAGGCAACAAACGTTGATGGAGTCTATGATGATAACCCGAGGCATAATCCTGATGCTTGTCTTCAGGATAACCTGACTTACCATGAAGTAATTTCGAAAGAGCTCTCTGTGATGGACTTGACTGCAATTACTTTGTGCCAAGAGAATAACATTCCAG TTGTCGTTTTTAATCTCAATAAACCAGGTAACATTGCTAAAGCCATTAAAGGAGAGAGGGTTGGCACATTAATTGGTGACACATGGAATACAGAAGCAGCAATATcttaa
- the LOC132637516 gene encoding probable pectinesterase/pectinesterase inhibitor 51, which translates to MGSHFSLAILLLLFFSLSHAKYHQHRHLPPEIRGACKASHDPSTCESSFHHHFPSNPTTLQIIHSALALSSHKLANAQAMVKDILNASGGNINITVAANNCIEGLDYSEYRFKHTVDALEKGEIKDARTWMSAASGYQHGCSAGLQKVNDTVQVRKTIVLMESLIGLTSNALGMIMNYDIHGNQLASWSPPKTERDGFWEGVKGTRTDVKGGVPSSLKPNVTVCKVGNCNYRTVQAAVNAAPNKLVTERFVILIKTGLYGEIVRVPMSKRNLVFLGDGMGKTVITGSLNVGHMANSGVTTFESATVGVLGDGFMARDLTIQNTAGANAQQAVAFRSSSDRSIIENCEFLGNQDTLYVNSLRQYYKSCRIQGNIDFIFGNAAAFFQDCDILVAPRVVNPENGETNAVTAHGRLEPGQSTGFVFHNCSINGTPEYMKLYYSNPSVHKTYLGRPWKEYSRTVFIQCKFGDLINPAGWMPWSGEFALNTLYYGEFENTGAAANAKEHVLWSSQIPAQHVFSYSLQNFIQGDQWIPSSS; encoded by the exons ATGGGGTCTCATTTCTCTCTAGCAATCCTCCTCTTATTATTCTTCTCCCTCTCTCACGCCAAATATCACCAACACCGCCATTTGCCTCCTGAGATACGAGGAGCCTGCAAGGCCTCACATGACCCCTCAACATGCGAGTCTTCGTTCCATCATCACTTTCCTTCCAACCCCACAACCCTTCAAATAATCCATTCCGCGTTAGCTCTGTCCTCTCACAAACTCGCCAATGCCCAGGCCATGGTGAAGGACATACTAAACGCTTCCGGTGGAAACATTAACATCACAGTAGCCGCGAATAATTGCATAGAGGGACTCGATTATTCGGAATACAGATTCAAACATACGGTTGATGCATTGGAAAAAGGCGAAATAAAGGACGCTCGTACATGGATGAGTGCAGCCTCAGGGTATCAACACGGATGCTCTGCGGGTTTGCAAAAGGTGAATGATACCGTTCAAGTCAGGAAAACGATAGTGTTGATGGAGTCTTTGATAGGGTTGACCAGCAATGCTTTGGGGATGATAATGAATTATGATATTCATGGGAACCAATTAGCATCATGGAGTCCGCCTAAAACGGAGCGTGATGGATTTTGGGAAGGTGTTAAAGGCACCAG AACGGACGTCAAGGGCGGGGTACCTTCGAGTTTGAAGCCGAATGTGACGGTTTGCAAGGTTGGAAATTGTAACTATAGGACAGTGCAGGCTGCGGTTAATGCAGCACCCAACAAATTGGTCACTGAGAGATTTGTGATATTGATCAAGACGGGGTTGTATGGTGAAATAGTTAGGGTTCCTATGTCAAAGAGAAATTTGGTATTTTTGGGAGATGGAATGGGCAAAACTGTTATTACTGGATCATTAAATGTTGGTCACATGGCCAACAGTGGGGTCACCACTTTTGAATCTGCTACTGTCG GAGTACTTGGTGATGGATTCATGGCCAGGGATCTAACAATTCAAAACACAGCCGGTGCTAATGCTCAACAAGCAGTAGCTTTTCGATCCAGCAGTGATCGTTCTATCATAGAAAATTGCGAATTTCTAGGCAACCAAGACACACTTTATGTCAATTCGTTGCGCCAATATTACAAGTCATGTCGCATCCAGGGTAATATAGATTTCATCTTTGGTAACGCGGCTGCGTTCTTCCAAGACTGTGACATTCTAGTTGCCCCTCGGGTAGTAAATCCAGAGAATGGGGAAACCAATGCTGTGACTGCTCACGGTAGACTAGAGCCAGGTCAATCAACCGGCTTCGTCTTCCATAATTGTTCCATCAACGGAACTCCAGAATATATGAAGTTGTATTATAGTAATCCTAGTGTAcacaaaacttaccttggaaggccGTGGAAGGAATATTCCAGGACAGTGTTTATACAATGTAAATTTGGTGATCTTATTAATCCGGCTGGATGGATGCCTTGGAGTGGCGAATTTGCTTTGAACACACTTTACTATGGAGAATTCGAAAATACTGGGGCTGCAGCCAATGCTAAAGAACACGTGTTATGGAGTAGCCAAATTCCAGCTCAACATGTTTTTTCATACTCTCTCCAGAATTTCATTCAAGGCGATCAATGGATTCCTTCATCTTCATGA
- the LOC132637531 gene encoding probable beta-D-xylosidase 5 has protein sequence MEKHILFSLIFFIVVLTIPCTTSQLHACYQNDPKTSTYSFCNTSLSYTDRAKDLVSRLSLQEKVKQLVNSATGISRLGVPAYEWWSEALHGVSNTGPGVRFNATVPGATSFPAVILSAASFNFSLWYTLGQVVSTEARAMHNVGLAGLTYWSPNVNVLRDPRWGRAQETPGEDPLVVSKYAVNYVRGLQEVNGEDYFSSQNRLKVSSCCKHYTAYDLDNWKGIDRFHFDAKVTAQDMEDTFQPPFKSCVEEGHVSSVMCSYNRVNGISTCADPKLLKGVIRDQWGLDGYIVSDCDSIEVYYDKIRYTRTREDAVALALKAGLNMNCGDYLGKYTEKAVNLSKVDMSTVDQSLIYNYIVLMRLGFFDGDPKVQPFGNLGPSDVCTEGHQSLGIEAAKQGIVLLDNNGVLPLSPSTIKNLALIGPNANASGTMLSIYAGVPCRFTTPLQGMQKYLSNITYEPGCANVQCTDASQIEAAAKAAGAADNVVLVVGLDQSIERESLDRVNLTLPGFQVKLVTDVAKTTKGSVILVIMSASPIDVTFAKNNRKIGAIFWVGYPGQDGGDAISQVLFGDYNPGGRSPFTWYPQEYVDKVPMSDMNMRANSSRNFPGRTYRFYNGKPIYTFGHGLSYSTFSSFIISAPSTIVIKPKKRYVSDTNLTAQAIDISTMDCQNVGINITVGVKNNGKMDGSHVVLVFWKPTNMTGAPNIQLVGFGRVWVKKGKTETVTIKLDVCKDFSLADAHGKRKIVSGLQTIMVGSSSERQVRHQFNIRVATKEEAKMEL, from the exons ATGGAGAAGCACATTCTATTTTCTCTAATATTCTTTATAGTCGTCTTGACGATACCATGTACTACTTCCCAACTACATGCATGTTACCAGAATGACCCTAAGACCAGCACCTATAGTTTTTGTAACACTTCTTTATCTTATACAGACAGAGCAAAAGACTTGGTATCACGCTTAAGTCTCCAAGAAAAAGTGAAACAACTAGTTAACTCAGCAACAGGCATTTCCAGGCTTGGTGTGCCAGCTTACGAATGGTGGTCTGAGGCGCTACATGGGGTCTCAAATACGGGGCCTGGAGTACGTTTCAACGCGACAGTGCCTGGAGCCACCAGTTTCCCTGCTGTCATCCTTTCAGCTGCTAGTTTTAATTTTTCATTATGGTACACATTAGGCCAGGTTGTATCGACTGAGGCTCGGGCCATGCACAATGTTGGCCTGGCTGGATTGACCTATTGGAGCCCCAATGTGAATGTGCTTAGGGACCCCAGATGGGGAAGGGCTCAAGAAACACCAGGGGAAGACCCTCTTGTGGTCTCCAAATATGCTGTTAACTATGTCCGAGGCTTGCAAGAAGTCAATGGAGAAGACTATTTCAGCAGTCAAAACAGGCTTAAAGTCTCCAGCTGTTGTAAACATTACACTGCTTATGATCTTGATAACTGGAAGGGCATTGACCGATTTCATTTTGACGCCAAG GTGACAGCGCAGGATATGGAGGATACTTTCCAGCCACCATTTAAAAGCTGTGTAGAGGAGGGTCATGTTAGCAGTGTAATGTGCTCATACAATCGTGTGAATGGAATTTCAACTTGTGCTGACCCAAAATTGCTCAAGGGAGTGATCAGAGATCAATGGGGTCTAGACGG ATACATTGTCTCGGATTGTGATTCTATTGAAGTGTACTATGATAAAATACGCTATACTCGGACACGGGAGGATGCAGTTGCCCTTGCTTTGAAAGCAG GTCTGAACATGAATTGTGGGGATTATCTAGGAAAGTATACAGAGAAAGCAGTGAATTTGAGCAAGGTGGACATGTCTACTGTTGATCAGTCATTGATATATAACTATATTGTACTAATGAGGCTTGGATTCTTCGATGGTGATCCAAAAGTGCAACCATTCGGAAACCTTGGACCATCTGATGTGTGTACCGaaggtcatcaatccttgggaatTGAAGCTGCAAAACAAGGGATAGTTTTGTTAGACAACAATGGTGTACTTCCTCTGTCGCCAAGCACCATTAAGAACTTGGCTCTTATAGGTCCGAATGCTAATGCCAGTGGAACGATGCTTAGTATCTATGCAGGGGTACCTTGCCGCTTCACTACCCCTTTACAGGGAATGCAGAAGTATTTATCAAACATAACATATGAGCCAGGATGTGCAAATGTTCAATGCACTGATGCAAGCCAAATCGAGGCagcagcgaaggctgcaggtgcGGCTGACAATGTGGTGCTAGTTGTAGGGCTCGATCAATCCATCGAGAGAGAATCATTGGACAGAGTGAACTTGACATTGCCAGGATTTCAAGTAAAGCTTGTAACAGACGTGGCTAAGACAACGAAAGGATCAGTCATTCTAGTAATTATGTCAGCCAGTCCTATTGATGTCACCTTTGCCAAGAATAATAGAAAGATTGGGGCAATTTTTTGGGTTGGCTATCCTGGTCAAGATGGTGGTGATGCCATTTCTCAAGTCCTCTTTGGAGATTATAATCCGG GTGGGAGGTCTCCTTTCACTTGGTATCCTCAGGAATATGTTGACAAAGTGCCAATGAGTGACATGAACATGAGAGCAAATTCTAGTAGAAACTTTCCTGGAAGAACTTACAGATTCTACAATGGAAAACCAATCTATACATTTGGCCATGGACTAAGCTACTCGACCTTTTCCTCATTCATAATTTCGGCGCCTTCCACCATTGTCATAAAGCCAAAGAAAAGATATGTCTCAGATACCAACTTAACTGCCCAAGCCATTGATATTTCAACCATGGATTGCCAGAATGTAGGGATAAACATCACAGTTGGGGTCAAGAATAATGGCAAAATGGATGGATCCCATGTTGTCCTAGTGTTCTGGAAGCCGACTAATATGACTGGAGCGCCTAATATACAGCTGGTGGGATTTGGAAGAGTCTGGGTGAAGAAAGGGAAGACAGAAACAGTGACAATAAAATTGGATGTGTGCAAGGATTTCAGCTTAGCTGATGCACATGGGAAGAGGAAGATAGTCTCAGGGCTACAGACTATAATGGTTGGTTCTTCCAGTGAGCGCCAAGTTAGGCATCAGTTTAACATAAGGGTGGCTACAAAAGAAGAAGCTAAGATGGAGCTGTAA